In Lacrimispora indolis DSM 755, a genomic segment contains:
- a CDS encoding alpha-mannosidase — protein MFLIHEKLTAYTKELWDRRYEETIDLFPFAAGDAGCEADEVIVQYPGRLNEDEQVRKGDFFIGRDRYLWFQTTVKVPEKKEGSQITGIFDFGKTGEGFNSGFESLLFIDGKPHQGVDTFHNEVVLEAFAGKNIELTFLLWTGLEGGGARTDQIHRFKKAGIGYLNLAADRFYYHTEGIVKSAALMPDTGTERGALLEALDGAFSFIDWDQDQFYPTVKTALENLEERLVQMPKNSQVTVHCVGHTHIDVAWLWRLKHTREKAVRSFSTALRLMEQNDDFLFLQSQPQLYQFIKQDCPEIYEQIKNRITEGRWEVDGGMWLEADCNITSGEALVRQFLHGCNFIKDEFGSECTHLWLPDVFGYSWAMPQILRQCNIKTFATTKISWNDVNRMPHDLFWWRGIDGSEILTYFITTPYEQEDSEHKHGATYNGKLTPYEVFGSWEKFRDKDLTKDVLISFGHGDGGGGVTPGMLKSRRSMNLLPGVPNVVNDTAGNYFNKIHQDMEENKSWQPVWDGELYLEYHRGTYTSQAGNKKWNRKLEWKLAETEWLASQVLTVEGEYPQNQIHHAWEIVLRNQFHDIIPGSSIHEVYQDSEKEYQEADRLLNDTRATLLSRLVKAADDHWMLWNFSSFDRNDLVFIQETREGSFEELDGTPIISGRTGEGFFLHVKMRGLEMRTIRFWPEKEAAAQKVTAEYLNEEVKTPYYHIRWNQKGQLVSVYDRENEREVLKGEGNRLEIFEDRPMRYDAWDIDMFYMQKMETAVVREAPRLVENNGVRAVIRFSYGYRNSSIEQDMVLYAKSRRIDFETMVDWHEDHRLMKAAFDFDVRSTKASYDIQFGHVERPTHYNTSWDQAKFEVVGHKWADISDSGFGVSLMNDCKYGYSAKDSTLKISLLKSAKYPDTKADMRVHTFTYSLYPHAGTVTEGGTIPESVNLNLPIGSVKGMEKKTFAGKRLLWTDNPAVFVDAVKKAEKEECLVIRIHETAGSRQKVDIKSDYQIKEWTVCNMLEQDAGTREVESISAVLQPFESRSFKVWLEV, from the coding sequence ATGTTTTTAATTCATGAGAAATTGACTGCTTATACAAAAGAACTGTGGGATCGGAGGTATGAAGAAACCATTGATTTATTTCCATTTGCTGCCGGGGATGCCGGCTGTGAGGCGGATGAGGTCATTGTTCAATACCCAGGGCGTCTGAACGAAGATGAACAGGTCCGAAAGGGTGATTTTTTTATCGGAAGGGACCGCTATCTGTGGTTTCAGACAACCGTGAAGGTTCCGGAGAAAAAAGAAGGCAGCCAGATTACCGGTATTTTCGATTTTGGAAAGACAGGGGAGGGCTTTAACAGCGGTTTCGAATCGCTGCTTTTTATCGACGGAAAGCCCCATCAGGGAGTGGATACATTCCATAATGAGGTAGTGCTGGAGGCATTTGCAGGCAAGAATATTGAACTCACCTTCCTGCTTTGGACCGGGCTGGAGGGCGGCGGCGCCCGTACCGACCAGATTCACCGTTTTAAGAAGGCAGGCATCGGATACTTAAATTTGGCGGCGGACCGTTTCTATTACCATACCGAAGGGATTGTTAAGAGCGCAGCCCTGATGCCGGATACGGGCACAGAGCGTGGCGCGCTTTTGGAAGCGCTTGACGGTGCATTTTCTTTTATTGACTGGGATCAGGACCAATTTTATCCCACGGTGAAAACAGCGTTGGAGAATCTGGAGGAACGACTGGTTCAAATGCCGAAAAACAGCCAGGTCACCGTACACTGCGTAGGACATACCCACATTGATGTGGCATGGCTTTGGAGGCTGAAGCATACCCGTGAAAAAGCAGTGCGCTCCTTTTCTACCGCGCTCAGGCTGATGGAACAGAACGACGACTTCTTGTTTTTGCAGAGTCAGCCGCAGCTTTACCAGTTTATCAAACAGGACTGCCCGGAGATTTATGAACAGATCAAAAACAGGATTACCGAGGGAAGGTGGGAGGTAGACGGCGGCATGTGGCTGGAAGCGGACTGCAACATCACTTCCGGAGAGGCACTTGTACGTCAGTTTCTGCATGGCTGCAATTTTATTAAGGATGAATTCGGCAGTGAATGCACCCATCTCTGGCTGCCGGATGTGTTCGGCTACAGCTGGGCGATGCCGCAGATTTTAAGGCAGTGCAATATTAAGACGTTTGCGACTACAAAAATCAGTTGGAATGACGTCAACCGGATGCCTCATGATTTATTCTGGTGGAGAGGGATCGATGGCAGCGAGATTTTAACCTATTTTATAACCACGCCTTATGAGCAGGAAGATTCTGAACATAAACATGGTGCCACTTATAACGGAAAGCTGACCCCGTATGAGGTATTTGGAAGCTGGGAGAAGTTCCGGGACAAAGATCTGACAAAGGACGTGCTGATATCCTTCGGCCATGGAGACGGCGGCGGCGGGGTGACGCCGGGCATGTTAAAAAGCAGGCGATCCATGAATTTACTTCCAGGTGTTCCAAACGTGGTCAATGACACGGCTGGAAATTATTTCAATAAGATCCATCAGGATATGGAAGAAAATAAGAGCTGGCAGCCGGTATGGGACGGCGAACTGTATTTAGAATACCACCGGGGCACCTATACCTCCCAGGCGGGAAACAAGAAGTGGAACAGAAAGCTGGAATGGAAACTGGCGGAAACGGAATGGCTGGCCAGCCAGGTATTAACAGTGGAAGGGGAATATCCCCAAAACCAGATTCACCACGCGTGGGAAATCGTCCTGCGAAACCAGTTCCATGATATCATTCCCGGCTCCTCCATACATGAAGTTTACCAGGATTCGGAAAAGGAATACCAGGAGGCAGACCGCCTGTTAAATGATACGAGAGCCACACTTCTAAGCCGGCTTGTAAAGGCTGCAGACGATCACTGGATGCTTTGGAATTTCAGCAGCTTTGACCGGAATGACCTTGTGTTTATCCAGGAAACAAGGGAGGGAAGCTTTGAAGAGTTGGACGGAACCCCCATCATATCAGGCAGAACCGGAGAAGGCTTTTTCCTGCATGTAAAAATGCGTGGGCTGGAAATGAGGACCATCCGCTTTTGGCCGGAAAAGGAAGCCGCCGCTCAGAAGGTGACGGCGGAGTATTTGAACGAGGAGGTAAAGACACCCTATTACCATATCCGCTGGAATCAGAAAGGGCAGCTTGTTTCTGTTTATGACAGGGAAAATGAAAGGGAAGTGCTGAAGGGAGAAGGAAACCGCCTGGAAATCTTTGAAGACAGGCCCATGCGGTATGATGCATGGGATATTGATATGTTCTATATGCAGAAGATGGAGACTGCAGTGGTAAGGGAGGCGCCGAGACTCGTGGAAAATAACGGGGTGAGGGCGGTGATCCGTTTCTCCTATGGTTACCGGAACTCTTCCATTGAACAGGACATGGTTCTGTATGCGAAAAGCCGTCGGATTGATTTCGAAACTATGGTGGACTGGCATGAGGATCACCGGCTTATGAAGGCGGCTTTTGATTTCGATGTAAGGAGCACCAAGGCATCCTATGATATTCAGTTTGGTCATGTGGAGCGCCCAACCCATTACAACACCAGCTGGGATCAGGCGAAGTTCGAGGTGGTGGGACACAAGTGGGCGGATATCTCTGACAGCGGCTTCGGAGTCAGCCTTATGAACGACTGCAAATATGGATACAGCGCAAAGGACAGTACCCTTAAAATTTCCCTGTTAAAGAGCGCAAAATATCCTGATACAAAAGCGGATATGAGAGTACATACATTTACTTATTCTCTGTACCCTCACGCCGGGACGGTGACGGAAGGCGGAACGATTCCGGAAAGTGTGAATTTGAATCTGCCGATTGGCTCTGTAAAGGGAATGGAGAAGAAAACATTTGCAGGCAAACGATTGTTATGGACCGATAACCCGGCCGTGTTTGTGGATGCGGTGAAAAAGGCGGAGAAAGAGGAATGCCTGGTGATAAGGATTCATGAGACGGCAGGCAGCAGGCAGAAAGTTGACATAAAATCAGATTACCAGATAAAAGAATGGACGGTCTGCAATATGCTGGAGCAGGATGCCGGAACCAGGGAAGTTGAGAGTATATCCGCAGTTTTACAGCCGTTTGAAAGCAGGAGCTTTAAGGTGTGGCTGGAAGTGTGA